One Sphaeramia orbicularis chromosome 21, fSphaOr1.1, whole genome shotgun sequence DNA window includes the following coding sequences:
- the LOC115412238 gene encoding uncharacterized protein LOC115412238 has protein sequence MVQQDRTDGKNTEDDSRRTDGQTDTGWDWSTSCPHLLCSSGHVLLEVCGTDRDKQKVSGGSVVVDPVLRLGLGDDILPLDWITCHTYLDWITCHTYLDWITCHTYVDWITCHTYLDWITCHTYLDWITCHTYLDWITCHTYLDWITCHTYLDHLSHIPGLDHLSHIPGLDHLSHIPGLDHLSHIPGLDHLSHIPGPPVTHTWTGSPVTHTWTGSPVTHTWTGSPVTHTWLSSLAHWTNGSTTSGL, from the exons ATGGTTCAACAGGACAGGACTGATGGGAAGAACACAGAGGATGACagcagacggacggatggacagacagacacaggctgGGACTGGTCCACTTCCTGTCCTCATCTGCTCTGTTCCAGTGGACATGTGCTGCTGGAAGTCTGTGGGACTGACAG GGATAAACAGAAGGTCAGCGGTGGGTCCGTTGTGGTCGATCCTGTGCTCAGGCTCGGACTCGGTGATGACATCCTCCCACTGGACTGGATCACCTGTCACACATACCTGGACTGGATCACCTGTCACACATACCTGGACTGGATCACCTGTCACACATACGTGGACTGGATCACCTGTCACACATACCTGGACTGGATCACCTGTCACACATACCTGGACTGGATCACCTGTCACACATACCTGGACTGGATCACCTGTCACACATACCTGGACTGGATCACCTGTCACACATACCTGGACCACCTGTCACACATACCTGGACTGGATCACCTGTCACACATACCTGGACTGGATCACCTGTCACACATACCTGGACTGGATCACCTGTCACACATACCTGGACTGGATCACCTGTCACACATACCTGGACCACCTGTCACACATACCTGGACTGGATCACCTGTCACACATACCTGGACTGGATCACCTGTCACACATACCTGGACTGGATCACCTGTCACACATACCTGGCTCAGTTCCTTGGCCCACTGGACAAATGGATCCACAACCTCAGGGCTGTGA
- the LOC115412229 gene encoding UDP-glucuronosyltransferase-like isoform X2, whose amino-acid sequence MRTIERLTSLGLLAWFCCLSAEPVQGGKVLVMPVDGSHWLSMKILVKELSLRGHEVVVLVPESSLLIQGSDSYRTEVFTVSYSQQELDANFNELRKGIFVPPKSTDFLLDIQRLIDFTNLQVRGCESLLHNEALMSRLRAEGFDVLLTDPFLPCGSVLAHLFSIPAVYFLRGLPCGLDLKANQCPTPLSYIPKFYSGNTPQMNFPQRVKNVFFSFVESYLCKLLYANFDYLASKYLEDGMTYKELISHGAVWLLRYDFTFEWPRPLMPNMVLIGGINCAKKGPLPAVVWRYTGVPPTDVPENVRLMKWLPQNDLLAHPKAQIFFTHGGTHGVYEGICNAVPMVMFPLFGDQGDNVHRMVARGVAEKLSMLEVTSETVVATIRKLINDKSYKQKMVQLSQIHLDRPLQPLDLAVFWTEFVMKHKGAAHLRVAAHDLNWIQYHSLDVLGFLALVLITVLVLTLKCCWFCTRSCFRKRTEKKKTQ is encoded by the exons ATGAGGACCATAGAGCGGCTCACTTCACTGGGTCTGCTGGCCTGGTTCTGCTGCCTGAGTGCGGAGCCCGTTCAGGGGGGGAAGGTCCTGGTTATGCCTGTGGACGGGAGCCACTGGTTAAGCATGAAGATCCTGGTGAAGGAGCTGAGCCTCAGGGGACATGAGGTGGTGGTGCTGGTGCCTGAAAGCAGCCTGTTGATCCAAGGCTCGGACTCTTACAGGACTGAGGTGTTTACAGTGTCCTACAGCCAACAAGAACTGGATGCAAACTTTAATGAGCTCAGGAAGGGAATATTCGTCCCACCTAAATCCACTGATTTTCTTCTGGACATACAGCGTTTGATTGACTTCACCAACCTTCAGGTGAGAGGGTGTGAGAGTCTGCTGCACAATGAGGCGCTGATGAGTCGACTGAGAGCAGAGGGCTTCGACGTTCTGCTCACAGACCCCTTCCTCCCGTGTGGCTCCGTCCTGGCTCATCTGTTTTCCATTCCTGCCGTTTATTTCCTCCGTGGACTTCCATGTGGGTTGGACTTAAAGGCCAACCAGTGCCCCACTCCTCTGTCTTACATTCCTAAGTTTTACTCTGGGAATACACCTCAGATGAACTTCCCACAAAGAGTCAAGAACGTGTTCTTTTCTTTTGTGGAGTCCTACTTGTGTAAACTGCTTTATGCCAACTTTGATTATCTAGCCAGTAAATATTTAGAAGACGGTATGACTTACAAGGAGCTCATCAGCCACGGTGCCGTTTGGCTTCTTCGGTATGACTTTACCTTCGAGTGGCCCAGGCCGCTCATGCCCAACATGGTTTTAATCGGAGGTATCAACTGTGCAAAGAAAGGCCCTCTGCCAGCG GTTGTGTGGAGATACACTGGAGTTCCACCTACAGACGTACCGGAGAACGTCCGGCTCATGAAGTGGTTACCTCAGAACGACCTCCTGG CTCATCCCAAAGCTCAGATCTTCTTCACTCATGGAGGTACTCATGGTGTGTATGAGGGCATCTGTAACGCTGTTCCCATGGTGATGTTCCCACTGTTTGGAGACCAGGGAGACAATGTGCATCGCATGGTGGCCCGAGGAGTCGCAGAAAAGCTGAGTATGCTGGAGGTGACCAGTGAAACGGTGGTGGCTACGATAAGGAAGCTCATCAACGACAAAAG TTACAAACAGAAGATGGTGCAGTTGTCTCAGATCCACCTGGACCGTCCTCTTCAGCCTTTGGACTTGGCTGTTTTCTGGACCGAGTTCGTCATGAAACACAAAGGAGCTGCACATCTGAGGGTGGCTGCTCATGACCTGAACTGGATCCAGTACCACAGCCTGGACGTCCTGGGCTTTTTAGCCCTGGTTCTGATCACTGTTCTGGTTCTGACGCTAAAATGCTGCTGGTTCTGCACCCGGAGCTGTTTCAGAAAGaggacagagaagaagaagaccCAGTAG
- the LOC115412232 gene encoding UDP-glucuronosyltransferase-like produces the protein MRTIERLTSLGLLAWFCCLSAEPVQGGKVLVMPVDGSHWLSMKILVKELSLRGHEVVVLVPESSLLIQGSDTYRTEVFTVSYSQQELDGNFNELRKGIFNPPALTGFLVNVQRLLNFTDLQVRGCESLLHNEALMSRLRAEGFDVLLTDPFLPCGPILAHLFSVPAVYFLHGLPCGLHIKVNQCPSPPSHVPVFSSGLSPKMNFVQRVKNLFLYFKEEHTCKLMYANFDHLASRYFGDGVTYKDLLSHDAIWLLKYDWTFEWPRPIMPNMVFIGGINCAQKGRLPADLEEFVDGSGDDGFIVFTLGSMVSDMPEERAKQFFDAFRQIPQRVLWRYTGAPPPDVPENVRLMKWLPQNDLLAHPKAKIFLTHGGSHGLYEGICNAVPMVMFPLFGDQEENTHRMVARGVAEKLSVHDVTTEALLTAIKKIIHDKSYKQKMVQLSQIHLDRPLQPLDLAVFWTEFVMKHKGAAHLRVAAHDLNWIQYHSLDVLGFLALVLITVLVLTLKCCWFCTRSCFRKRTEKRKSQ, from the exons ATGAGGACCATAGAGCGGCTCACTTCACTGGGTCTGCTGGCCTGGTTCTGCTGCCTGAGTGCAGAGCCCGTTCAGGGGGGGAAGGTCCTGGTTATGCCTGTGGACGGGAGCCACTGGTTAAGCATGAAGATCCTGGTGAAGGAGCTGAGCCTCAGAGGACATGAGGTGGTGGTGCTGGTGCCTGAAAGCAGCCTGTTGATCCAAGGCTCGGACACTTACAGGACTGAGGTGTTTACGGTGTCCTACAGCCAACAAGAACTGGATGGAAACTTTAATGAGCTCAGGAAGGGAATATTCAACCCACCTGCTCTCACAGGTTTTCTGGTCAACGTGCAGCGTTTGCTTAACTTCACTGATCTGCAGGTGAGAGGGTGTGAGAGTCTGCTGCACAATGAGGCGCTGATGAGTCGACTGAGAGCAGAGGGCTTCGATGTTCTGCTCACAGACCCCTTCCTCCCATGTGGTCCCATCCTGGCTCATCTGTTTTCCGTTCCTGCCGTTTATTTCCTGCATGGTCTTCCCTGTGGGCTGCATATCAAAGTCAACCAGTGTCCTTCACCTCCTTCTcatgttcctgtgttcagctCTGGGCTTTCACCTAAAATGAACTTTGTGCAGAGAGTCAAGAACCTGTTCCTTTATTTTAAGGAGGAACACACCTGCAAATTAATGTATGCCAACTTTGATCATCTGGCCAGCAGATATTTTGGAGACGGTGTGACTTATAAGGATCTTCTAAGTCATGATGCGATCTGGCTTCTGAAGTATGACTGGACCTTCGAGTGGCCCAGGCCCATCATGCCCAACATGGTTTTTATTGGAGGCATCAACTGTGCACAGAAAGGCCGTCTGCCAGCG GACTTGGAGGAGTTTGTGGACGGCTCTGGAGATGATGGGTTTATCGTTTTCACCCTGGGGTCTATGGTGTCCGATATGCCTGAGGAAAGAGCCAAACAGTTCTTTGATGCTTTTCGACAAATTCCTCAAAGG GTTTTGTGGCGATACACTGGAGCGCCACCTCCAGACGTACCAGAGAACGTCAGGCTCATGAAGTGGTTACCTCAGAACGACCTCCTGG CTCACCCCAAAGCTAAAATCTTCTTGACTCATGGAGGAAGTCATGGCCTGTATGAGGGCATCTGTAACGCTGTTCCCATGGTGATGTTTCCACTGTTTGGGGACCAGGAGGAAAACACACATCGCATGGTGGCCCGAGGTGTCGCAGAAAAACTGAGTGTTCATGATGTTACGACTGAAGCACTGCTGACTGCGATAAAGAAAATCATCCACGACAAAAG TTACAAACAGAAGATGGTGCAGTTGTCTCAGATCCACCTGGACCGTCCTCTTCAGCCTTTGGACTTGGCTGTTTTCTGGACCGAGTTCGTCATGAAACACAAAGGAGCTGCACATCTGAGGGTGGCTGCTCATGACCTGAACTGGATCCAGTACCACAGCCTGGACGTCCTGGGCTTTTTAGCCCTGGTTCTGATCACTGTTCTGGTTCTGACGCTAAAATGCTGCTGGTTCTGCACCCGGAGCTGTTTCAGAAAGAGGACAGAGAAGAGGAAGTCCCAGTAG
- the LOC115412229 gene encoding UDP-glucuronosyltransferase-like isoform X1, whose translation MRTIERLTSLGLLAWFCCLSAEPVQGGKVLVMPVDGSHWLSMKILVKELSLRGHEVVVLVPESSLLIQGSDSYRTEVFTVSYSQQELDANFNELRKGIFVPPKSTDFLLDIQRLIDFTNLQVRGCESLLHNEALMSRLRAEGFDVLLTDPFLPCGSVLAHLFSIPAVYFLRGLPCGLDLKANQCPTPLSYIPKFYSGNTPQMNFPQRVKNVFFSFVESYLCKLLYANFDYLASKYLEDGMTYKELISHGAVWLLRYDFTFEWPRPLMPNMVLIGGINCAKKGPLPADLEEFVNGSGDDGFIVFTLGSMVSNMPDKIAKQFFDAFRQIPQRVVWRYTGVPPTDVPENVRLMKWLPQNDLLAHPKAQIFFTHGGTHGVYEGICNAVPMVMFPLFGDQGDNVHRMVARGVAEKLSMLEVTSETVVATIRKLINDKSYKQKMVQLSQIHLDRPLQPLDLAVFWTEFVMKHKGAAHLRVAAHDLNWIQYHSLDVLGFLALVLITVLVLTLKCCWFCTRSCFRKRTEKKKTQ comes from the exons ATGAGGACCATAGAGCGGCTCACTTCACTGGGTCTGCTGGCCTGGTTCTGCTGCCTGAGTGCGGAGCCCGTTCAGGGGGGGAAGGTCCTGGTTATGCCTGTGGACGGGAGCCACTGGTTAAGCATGAAGATCCTGGTGAAGGAGCTGAGCCTCAGGGGACATGAGGTGGTGGTGCTGGTGCCTGAAAGCAGCCTGTTGATCCAAGGCTCGGACTCTTACAGGACTGAGGTGTTTACAGTGTCCTACAGCCAACAAGAACTGGATGCAAACTTTAATGAGCTCAGGAAGGGAATATTCGTCCCACCTAAATCCACTGATTTTCTTCTGGACATACAGCGTTTGATTGACTTCACCAACCTTCAGGTGAGAGGGTGTGAGAGTCTGCTGCACAATGAGGCGCTGATGAGTCGACTGAGAGCAGAGGGCTTCGACGTTCTGCTCACAGACCCCTTCCTCCCGTGTGGCTCCGTCCTGGCTCATCTGTTTTCCATTCCTGCCGTTTATTTCCTCCGTGGACTTCCATGTGGGTTGGACTTAAAGGCCAACCAGTGCCCCACTCCTCTGTCTTACATTCCTAAGTTTTACTCTGGGAATACACCTCAGATGAACTTCCCACAAAGAGTCAAGAACGTGTTCTTTTCTTTTGTGGAGTCCTACTTGTGTAAACTGCTTTATGCCAACTTTGATTATCTAGCCAGTAAATATTTAGAAGACGGTATGACTTACAAGGAGCTCATCAGCCACGGTGCCGTTTGGCTTCTTCGGTATGACTTTACCTTCGAGTGGCCCAGGCCGCTCATGCCCAACATGGTTTTAATCGGAGGTATCAACTGTGCAAAGAAAGGCCCTCTGCCAGCG GACTTGGAGGAGTTTGTGAACGGTTCTGGAGATGACGGCTTTATCGTCTTTACTTTGGGTTCGATGGTGTCCAACATGCCTGACAAAATAGCCAAACAGTTCTTCGATGCCTTTCGACAAATTCCTCAAAGG GTTGTGTGGAGATACACTGGAGTTCCACCTACAGACGTACCGGAGAACGTCCGGCTCATGAAGTGGTTACCTCAGAACGACCTCCTGG CTCATCCCAAAGCTCAGATCTTCTTCACTCATGGAGGTACTCATGGTGTGTATGAGGGCATCTGTAACGCTGTTCCCATGGTGATGTTCCCACTGTTTGGAGACCAGGGAGACAATGTGCATCGCATGGTGGCCCGAGGAGTCGCAGAAAAGCTGAGTATGCTGGAGGTGACCAGTGAAACGGTGGTGGCTACGATAAGGAAGCTCATCAACGACAAAAG TTACAAACAGAAGATGGTGCAGTTGTCTCAGATCCACCTGGACCGTCCTCTTCAGCCTTTGGACTTGGCTGTTTTCTGGACCGAGTTCGTCATGAAACACAAAGGAGCTGCACATCTGAGGGTGGCTGCTCATGACCTGAACTGGATCCAGTACCACAGCCTGGACGTCCTGGGCTTTTTAGCCCTGGTTCTGATCACTGTTCTGGTTCTGACGCTAAAATGCTGCTGGTTCTGCACCCGGAGCTGTTTCAGAAAGaggacagagaagaagaagaccCAGTAG